In one Gemmatimonadota bacterium genomic region, the following are encoded:
- a CDS encoding metallophosphoesterase family protein: protein MIRLGLISDTHGLLRPAVHSAFTGVDLILHAGDVCGDDILHELRTIAPVHAVAGNCDPVGDPNLPVSFEQTFESLRLHMSHGNELGRPKPEQLLRAYPNADIIVYGHTHKQLILDLAGRVAVNPGAAGARRFDLAPSVAIMMITDGRVAVELIELE from the coding sequence GTGATCAGGCTGGGGCTCATCTCCGATACGCACGGCCTTCTGAGGCCGGCAGTTCATTCGGCCTTCACCGGGGTCGACCTGATCCTTCACGCCGGCGATGTGTGCGGTGACGACATCCTCCATGAACTGAGGACCATCGCCCCGGTCCACGCGGTCGCCGGCAATTGCGATCCCGTTGGCGATCCGAATCTTCCAGTGTCTTTCGAACAAACGTTCGAGAGTCTCCGCCTTCACATGAGTCATGGCAACGAGCTTGGCCGGCCCAAACCGGAGCAACTGCTCAGAGCCTACCCGAACGCGGATATCATAGTATATGGCCATACGCACAAACAACTGATCCTCGACCTTGCCGGCCGCGTGGCGGTCAATCCGGGCGCCGCAGGTGCCCGAAGATTCGACCTCGCTCCCAGTGTCGCAATCATGATGATTACCGATGGTCGAGTCGCCGTCGAACTGATCGAGCTCGAGTGA
- a CDS encoding SAM-dependent methyltransferase: MTRLGASFRDPSGFVFDRNGVLYRQVNRVFADEFDACSSSGLYDELMADRLLVPHASADVALALTTDAYAVLEPERLPFISYPYEWCFGQLKDAALLTLAVQSRALERGFVLRDASAYNVQFVDGRPVFMDTLSFERYRDGEPWIAYKQFCQHFLVPLMLMARRDIRFGLLLREYLDGIPLDFGSEMLPRRSWADIRALLHIHMHARAQRKYSETKVSSAVGTRRMTKQALVALSENLSEAIERLTWQPDGTQWANYVQDTNYSDAAVASKQDTIRRYLRESNPAIVWDIGANTGVYSRIAREIAPLVISFDIDPAAVERNYRTVRLQRETGILPLLMDLTNPSPALGWAHAERMSLEERGPADVVMALALVHHLAIGNNVPLGHVAAFMAQLGHNLIIEFVDKEDSQVVRLLRNRADIFDDYTRDGFERAFAAHFDIDECEQVGDARRWLYSMRGRRELLT; the protein is encoded by the coding sequence TTGACGCGACTCGGAGCGTCGTTCCGAGACCCGAGTGGATTTGTTTTCGACCGGAACGGTGTGCTTTACCGGCAGGTCAACCGGGTCTTTGCAGATGAATTCGATGCATGCTCGTCATCCGGCCTGTACGACGAGCTCATGGCCGATCGCCTGCTGGTACCGCATGCATCGGCTGATGTAGCGCTGGCGCTGACGACGGATGCGTACGCCGTGCTCGAGCCGGAGCGCCTCCCATTCATATCGTATCCCTACGAATGGTGCTTCGGGCAGCTGAAGGACGCCGCACTGTTGACGCTCGCCGTCCAGTCGCGCGCGCTCGAGCGGGGCTTCGTTCTGCGAGACGCCAGTGCATACAACGTCCAGTTCGTCGATGGGCGGCCGGTGTTCATGGACACGCTGTCGTTCGAGCGTTATCGCGACGGGGAACCGTGGATCGCATACAAGCAATTCTGCCAGCACTTTCTGGTGCCGCTCATGCTCATGGCGCGCCGCGACATTCGCTTCGGCCTGCTCTTGCGCGAATATCTCGATGGGATCCCGCTCGATTTCGGGAGCGAGATGCTGCCGAGGAGAAGTTGGGCGGACATACGGGCGTTGCTGCACATCCACATGCACGCCCGCGCGCAGCGAAAGTATTCGGAAACGAAAGTCTCGTCGGCTGTCGGCACGCGCCGGATGACAAAGCAGGCACTCGTCGCGCTCAGCGAAAACCTGAGCGAGGCGATCGAGCGGCTCACCTGGCAGCCGGATGGCACGCAGTGGGCGAACTATGTCCAGGACACGAACTACAGTGACGCAGCGGTCGCGAGCAAGCAGGACACCATCCGTCGCTACCTTCGCGAATCGAATCCTGCGATAGTTTGGGACATCGGCGCCAACACCGGAGTATACTCGCGCATCGCGAGAGAGATTGCGCCGCTGGTAATATCGTTCGATATCGACCCCGCTGCCGTCGAGCGAAACTACCGAACCGTGCGACTGCAGCGGGAGACGGGGATTCTGCCGCTTCTCATGGACCTCACGAATCCATCGCCCGCCCTGGGCTGGGCGCACGCGGAGCGGATGTCGCTGGAGGAGCGAGGTCCCGCCGACGTCGTGATGGCGCTCGCTCTCGTGCATCATCTGGCGATCGGCAACAACGTGCCACTGGGTCACGTCGCGGCATTCATGGCGCAACTGGGACACAATCTCATCATCGAGTTCGTTGACAAGGAGGACTCACAGGTCGTGCGTCTGCTTCGCAATCGCGCCGACATCTTCGACGATTACACCCGGGACGGCTTCGAGAGGGCGTTCGCGGCGCACTTCGATATCGACGAATGCGAGCAGGTGGGCGACGCGCGCAGATGGTTGTACTCGATGAGGGGTCGAAGAGAGCTCCTGACATGA
- the queG gene encoding tRNA epoxyqueuosine(34) reductase QueG, whose amino-acid sequence MTEHGVEAPRDIESRVKARARQLGFDLVGIATLGEVETADHFDEWIAARYAGEMGYLERGAEKRRDTRRPFEGVRSAVVVAMNYGGTQPPGPVARYARGDDYHDLMIGRLNELHRWIEVETGRPVRGKPYVDTGPILERDLARRAGLGWFGKNTNLINPEIGSFFFLGELLLDLELRADDPFEMDRCGSCTRCLDACPTDAFVAPRVLDATRCISYQTIEQKGPIAETLREAIGEHLYGCDVCQEVCPWNVKFSRDATEPSFAAREVIAGKDAQTLATEVLAMEQEEFSAAFRKSPMKRAKLAGLQRNAAVVLENGDGVGTDSARDS is encoded by the coding sequence GTGACCGAGCATGGGGTGGAAGCGCCGAGGGACATCGAAAGTCGCGTCAAGGCGCGCGCGCGGCAGCTCGGCTTCGATCTCGTCGGAATCGCGACGCTGGGCGAAGTCGAAACTGCGGATCACTTCGACGAATGGATCGCCGCCCGTTACGCCGGCGAGATGGGATATCTGGAGCGCGGCGCCGAGAAGCGTCGCGACACGCGGAGGCCGTTCGAGGGAGTACGGAGCGCAGTCGTCGTCGCGATGAATTACGGCGGGACGCAGCCGCCCGGTCCCGTAGCGCGCTACGCGCGCGGCGACGATTACCACGATCTGATGATCGGCAGGCTGAACGAGCTGCACCGCTGGATCGAGGTTGAGACAGGTCGCCCTGTCCGCGGCAAGCCGTATGTCGATACTGGCCCGATACTCGAGCGCGATCTCGCGCGACGCGCTGGACTCGGCTGGTTCGGAAAGAACACAAATCTCATCAATCCGGAGATTGGCTCTTTCTTCTTTCTGGGCGAGCTGTTGCTGGATCTCGAGCTGCGTGCTGACGATCCATTCGAGATGGACCGTTGCGGGAGTTGCACGCGATGTCTCGATGCGTGCCCGACCGACGCGTTCGTCGCGCCGCGGGTGCTGGACGCGACGAGATGTATTTCATATCAGACGATCGAGCAGAAGGGGCCGATTGCGGAGACGCTACGCGAAGCGATCGGCGAGCACCTGTACGGGTGCGACGTGTGTCAGGAGGTGTGCCCGTGGAACGTGAAGTTCTCGAGGGATGCGACGGAGCCGTCGTTTGCGGCGCGTGAAGTCATCGCGGGTAAGGATGCGCAGACGTTGGCGACGGAAGTGCTCGCGATGGAGCAGGAGGAGTTCAGCGCGGCGTTTCGGAAGTCGCCGATGAAGCGTGCGAAACTCGCGGGTTTGCAGAGGAATGCGGCGGTGGTGCTTGAGAACGGGGACGGAGTGGGGACGGACTCCGCACGGGATTCATGA
- a CDS encoding protein kinase: protein MTSVENRLLGALAGRYRIDRELGGGGMSRVFVAEETRFGRTVVIKVLTHELAVGLSAERFEREIKLAAQLQQANIVPVIDAGEIAPSDGDPALPYYTMPYVDGESLRARLVARAAAAPLPLGESVAILRDVARALAYAHARGVVHRDIKPENVLLSGGAAVVTDFGIAKAVSASKTQAPGGTLTVVGTSLGTPAYMAPEQAVGDPVDARADIYAWGVVAYELLAGVHPFAGKATAQQLIAAQIAEAPVPLSVRAPGVPPSLGALVMRCIEKDPGARVASATGIVTALESPALIEMPDVQRTASAGVRRSGDAPRASYGRRVAVAALGALVLTGVLLLGWSRRTQALNHTSVPASSATDSASAGAARAITTVAVLPFVNVGGAASDEYFSDGMTDELAHALSRLPSLRVAGRTSSYAFKGKELPAQQIGRTLNVGGIVEGTLQRSGDRLRITAQLTSAKDGLVVWSDTYESRATDVFQVQDQFTKQIVQALEPALRGTAAATVADSSRGTTDLAAYDLYLKGRFFWEKRGGANLLRSIGYFKQSIARDPHFARAYAGLSMAYAVLPDYVPMDPDSLGGLAIASARHALTLDSTLADAHIALCGAGPLLMRVAETEPQCRAALAIAPNDPTALQWHAESLSWLGRIPEALSEARRAAALDPLSPVIVATVDQALYASRDFRGALNAAREAIALDSSFTPAYHDIAMAEMFTGHADSAVTAMEMARRRDPSLPNVQGDLVLAYAAAGRWSDAERVRAAIQLAHEQRVRHHGDAMSLDDLDAALAFGIPPAQRATLIQRIDWESVQAGGAFGPCVPIFDSLRDEPAFIAAERRMGVSGCPYGTPWPIKPRT from the coding sequence TTGACATCTGTTGAGAATCGTCTGCTCGGCGCGCTCGCCGGACGCTACCGCATCGACCGCGAGCTCGGTGGTGGCGGAATGTCGCGCGTTTTTGTGGCCGAAGAGACGCGCTTCGGCCGCACCGTGGTTATCAAGGTTCTCACCCATGAGCTGGCCGTCGGCCTGAGCGCCGAGCGGTTCGAGCGCGAGATCAAACTCGCCGCGCAGTTGCAGCAGGCCAACATTGTCCCCGTCATTGATGCAGGCGAGATTGCGCCGAGCGACGGCGATCCCGCGCTCCCGTACTATACGATGCCTTACGTCGACGGCGAGTCGCTCCGCGCGCGGCTCGTCGCGCGTGCGGCAGCAGCGCCACTCCCGCTCGGTGAATCTGTCGCGATTCTGCGTGATGTGGCGCGCGCGCTCGCCTACGCGCACGCACGCGGAGTTGTGCATCGCGACATAAAGCCCGAAAACGTGCTGCTCTCAGGCGGAGCCGCGGTGGTCACGGATTTCGGAATCGCCAAGGCAGTCAGCGCATCGAAGACGCAGGCGCCTGGTGGAACACTCACCGTGGTCGGCACCTCGCTCGGCACTCCCGCGTACATGGCGCCGGAGCAGGCCGTGGGGGATCCCGTGGATGCGCGCGCGGACATTTATGCGTGGGGCGTCGTTGCGTACGAGTTGCTCGCGGGTGTGCATCCGTTCGCGGGGAAGGCGACCGCGCAGCAGCTCATCGCTGCGCAGATTGCCGAAGCGCCGGTGCCGCTGTCCGTGCGCGCACCGGGCGTCCCGCCATCGCTCGGAGCGCTCGTGATGCGTTGCATCGAGAAGGATCCAGGTGCACGTGTCGCGAGCGCAACCGGGATTGTCACTGCACTCGAATCTCCAGCGTTGATTGAAATGCCGGATGTGCAACGTACGGCGTCTGCGGGTGTGCGCAGATCCGGGGACGCGCCGCGCGCGAGCTACGGACGGCGCGTGGCAGTTGCGGCCCTGGGCGCGCTGGTCCTCACCGGCGTCCTGCTGCTTGGATGGAGCCGCCGTACGCAGGCGCTGAATCACACCTCTGTGCCCGCGTCCTCGGCCACCGATTCCGCGAGTGCGGGAGCTGCGCGCGCGATCACGACGGTCGCGGTCCTCCCTTTCGTGAATGTCGGTGGTGCCGCGAGTGACGAATACTTCTCGGACGGGATGACGGACGAACTCGCGCACGCTCTGTCGCGGCTGCCGTCGCTCCGCGTTGCGGGGAGAACTTCGTCGTATGCGTTCAAGGGGAAGGAGCTGCCAGCGCAGCAGATCGGTCGGACATTGAACGTCGGCGGCATAGTTGAGGGTACCCTGCAGCGCTCGGGCGACCGGCTCCGCATCACCGCGCAACTGACGAGCGCGAAGGATGGGCTCGTCGTGTGGTCGGACACGTACGAGAGCCGCGCAACCGACGTGTTCCAGGTGCAGGACCAGTTCACAAAGCAGATTGTGCAAGCGCTGGAGCCGGCGCTTCGCGGCACGGCTGCGGCGACAGTCGCCGACTCGAGCCGCGGAACGACCGACCTGGCCGCGTACGATCTCTACCTCAAGGGGCGCTTCTTCTGGGAGAAGCGCGGCGGTGCGAACCTTCTCCGCTCGATCGGCTACTTCAAGCAGTCGATCGCGCGCGATCCGCACTTCGCGCGGGCCTACGCCGGGCTCAGTATGGCATACGCCGTCCTTCCCGACTACGTGCCAATGGACCCCGATTCGCTCGGCGGCCTCGCCATCGCCAGCGCACGACATGCCTTGACGCTCGATTCCACGCTCGCTGACGCGCACATCGCGCTGTGCGGTGCAGGGCCGTTGTTGATGCGTGTCGCGGAAACGGAGCCGCAATGCCGCGCGGCGTTGGCCATCGCGCCCAACGATCCGACCGCGCTGCAGTGGCATGCCGAAAGCCTCTCGTGGCTCGGCAGAATTCCGGAAGCGCTGTCGGAGGCACGGCGTGCGGCCGCGCTCGACCCGCTCTCGCCCGTGATTGTGGCAACCGTAGACCAGGCGCTCTATGCATCGCGCGATTTTCGGGGAGCACTCAATGCCGCGCGTGAAGCGATCGCGCTCGACTCGTCCTTCACACCTGCATATCACGACATCGCCATGGCCGAAATGTTCACCGGCCACGCGGACTCGGCGGTCACAGCTATGGAGATGGCACGTCGACGCGACCCTTCCCTGCCAAACGTTCAGGGCGATCTCGTGTTGGCATACGCGGCAGCCGGACGCTGGAGCGACGCCGAGCGGGTGCGTGCAGCGATCCAGCTGGCGCACGAACAGCGGGTGCGTCACCATGGGGACGCAATGAGTCTTGATGATCTCGATGCAGCGCTCGCGTTCGGGATTCCGCCGGCCCAGCGAGCGACTCTCATTCAACGAATCGACTGGGAGAGCGTGCAGGCCGGTGGGGCCTTCGGTCCGTGCGTTCCGATATTCGATTCACTCAGAGATGAGCCTGCGTTCATCGCCGCGGAGCGTCGCATGGGTGTATCGGGGTGCCCGTATGGCACGCCGTGGCCAATCAAGCCTCGCACGTGA